A stretch of the Porifericola rhodea genome encodes the following:
- the murI gene encoding glutamate racemase, producing the protein MHNQAQGPIGIFDSGYGGLTIFREIVKQLPQYDYIYLGDNARVPYGIRSYETVYRYTLECVRHLFDMGCRLVILACNTASAKALRTIQQRDLPKLDPYRRVLGVIRPTTEIIGNLSQSGHVGILATAGTVKSESYVIEINKFFPQVKVFQEACPMWVPLVENNEHESDGANYFIQKHLNQLLTQSAEIDTIALACTHYPLLSSKISHFLPSHIKLLTQGEIVTQSLIQYLGHHPDLEERCSKKGEVAFYTTESTEDFDTKATIFLGHSVNSRHLEL; encoded by the coding sequence TTGCATAATCAGGCACAGGGACCTATCGGTATTTTTGACTCCGGCTACGGGGGGCTCACCATCTTTCGGGAAATTGTAAAGCAACTTCCTCAGTACGACTATATCTACCTGGGAGACAATGCACGCGTACCGTATGGCATACGTTCTTATGAGACGGTCTACCGCTACACTTTGGAGTGCGTACGGCACCTTTTTGATATGGGCTGCCGCCTGGTCATACTTGCATGTAATACTGCTTCTGCCAAAGCACTACGAACTATTCAGCAGAGAGACCTTCCTAAACTAGACCCATATAGGCGGGTATTGGGTGTAATTAGGCCTACTACCGAAATCATAGGAAACCTCTCTCAAAGTGGTCATGTAGGAATATTGGCAACTGCCGGTACAGTAAAATCAGAGTCTTATGTAATAGAGATTAACAAGTTTTTTCCTCAGGTGAAAGTTTTTCAGGAAGCTTGCCCCATGTGGGTGCCGCTGGTAGAGAATAATGAACACGAGTCTGATGGGGCCAACTATTTCATTCAAAAACACCTGAACCAGCTACTTACGCAGTCTGCGGAAATTGATACGATTGCACTAGCCTGTACGCATTACCCTTTGCTGAGCAGCAAGATTAGCCATTTTCTTCCTTCTCATATCAAATTACTGACCCAGGGAGAGATAGTTACCCAGAGCCTTATCCAGTACCTGGGGCATCACCCTGATCTGGAAGAGCGCTGTAGCAAAAAGGGAGAAGTAGCTTTTTATACCACTGAGTCTACAGAAGACTTTGATACTAAAGCTACTATCTTCCTAGGCCATAGCGTTAACTCACGGCACCTGGAACTCTAA
- a CDS encoding AraC family transcriptional regulator, with protein sequence MKAELISRTIHQNNSFSLEHHVYPSFLKKWHYHPELELVIVKESTGTRFVGDSIEKFSPGEIVLLGRNLPHLWLNDKNYFEEDSDLQAQAYVIHFSENFAGSLFNIPELSNIKNLFERSRRGIKFEGMTNRIIAQKVERMFEMEGFDKVMQLLKVLNVLSTHHQSKPLSSAGFVDSFKSKQNSKLIVVYEYIMNNFKQEVSLDMVAELANMNPSAFSRYFKSINKKTFTQFLNEVRIGYACKLLQEHRYNIAEVCFESGYNNISNFNRQFKALKNMSPSAYVKMYAQLEYN encoded by the coding sequence ATGAAAGCCGAGTTGATCAGCCGAACCATCCATCAAAACAATTCCTTTTCTTTAGAACATCATGTATACCCAAGCTTCCTGAAAAAGTGGCACTATCATCCTGAACTGGAGCTAGTCATTGTAAAAGAAAGTACAGGCACTCGCTTTGTGGGAGACAGTATAGAAAAATTTTCTCCCGGTGAAATTGTCCTGCTGGGACGTAACCTCCCCCATCTTTGGCTGAACGATAAAAACTATTTTGAAGAAGACTCCGACCTACAGGCTCAGGCGTATGTTATCCATTTCAGTGAAAATTTTGCAGGCAGCTTATTTAATATTCCGGAGCTCTCCAACATTAAAAATCTATTTGAACGCTCACGCAGAGGGATAAAATTTGAAGGTATGACTAACCGAATCATTGCCCAAAAAGTAGAGCGTATGTTTGAAATGGAAGGTTTTGATAAGGTAATGCAACTTTTGAAGGTACTTAACGTGCTTTCTACTCACCATCAGTCAAAACCTCTCTCCAGTGCTGGCTTTGTAGATAGCTTTAAAAGTAAGCAAAACAGTAAGCTTATTGTGGTATACGAATATATTATGAACAACTTTAAGCAGGAAGTATCACTTGATATGGTTGCGGAGCTGGCTAATATGAATCCTTCTGCCTTTAGCCGTTACTTTAAAAGCATCAACAAAAAGACTTTTACCCAGTTTTTGAACGAGGTTAGAATTGGCTATGCCTGTAAGTTATTACAGGAACACCGTTACAACATTGCCGAAGTCTGCTTTGAGTCTGGCTATAATAATATCTCTAACTTTAACCGTCAGTTTAAAGCCCTGAAAAACATGTCTCCTTCGGCTTATGTAAAGATGTATGCCCAACTGGAATACAACTAA